From one Butyricimonas faecihominis genomic stretch:
- a CDS encoding DUF2027 domain-containing protein — translation MNIRIGDIVRFISDKLEGKVTGIIDNNTVNVYCDEYGFEIPASVNNLVVIHSDSNTTKTVSATSASGQKNVVMESADTLYIAFVPENFNNLTESRFDIYFVNDTTQTSLYSISFHDGEKYTGITAGNCNPNTTYLIGNYSLKEIDTIKAIHVQSVFYQKGVHVLKNAIDTQIKVTPVNLCKAGAYKHTRWFNSTSLLRPLDKESIVKEEGLETIPEQFLQKTPHKTEDTSHKETPKQSNSNIIEIDLHIDKLLDDTTGMENKDMLDYQMDVFHKTLEQYKLRRGQKIVFIHGKGDGVLRQRILWELQTKYKRFNHQDASFKQYGYGATMVTIK, via the coding sequence ATGAATATAAGAATAGGCGACATTGTACGATTTATATCAGACAAGCTAGAGGGTAAAGTTACCGGCATCATTGACAACAACACCGTGAACGTGTATTGTGACGAATACGGGTTCGAAATTCCCGCATCCGTGAATAACCTAGTGGTCATTCATTCCGACAGTAACACGACAAAAACGGTTTCCGCCACATCCGCATCCGGACAGAAAAACGTGGTCATGGAATCGGCCGATACCCTTTACATCGCGTTCGTCCCCGAAAATTTCAACAACTTGACAGAAAGTCGGTTCGATATTTATTTCGTGAACGATACCACTCAAACCAGTCTTTATTCCATCTCGTTTCATGACGGGGAAAAGTACACCGGGATTACGGCAGGCAACTGCAACCCGAACACGACATACCTGATCGGCAATTACTCGCTCAAAGAAATCGACACGATTAAAGCGATACACGTGCAATCCGTGTTCTATCAGAAAGGCGTTCACGTTCTGAAAAACGCCATCGACACGCAAATCAAGGTCACCCCGGTAAACTTGTGTAAAGCGGGAGCTTACAAACATACCCGCTGGTTTAATTCCACCTCGCTACTCCGACCGCTGGACAAAGAATCCATCGTCAAAGAAGAAGGCTTGGAAACCATTCCGGAACAATTTTTACAAAAAACGCCTCATAAAACGGAAGACACGTCCCACAAGGAAACTCCCAAACAATCCAATAGCAACATCATCGAGATCGACTTGCACATTGACAAGCTACTCGACGACACGACAGGCATGGAAAACAAGGATATGCTGGACTACCAGATGGACGTGTTCCATAAAACACTGGAACAATACAAACTCCGCCGGGGCCAAAAGATCGTGTTCATACACGGCAAAGGAGACGGGGTATTAAGGCAACGTATCCTCTGGGAACTTCAAACCAAATACAAACGTTTCAACCATCAGGACGCCTCTTTCAAGCAATATGGTTACGGGGCCACGATGGTCACGATAAAATAA
- the trxB gene encoding thioredoxin-disulfide reductase translates to MSTENAIERVKCLIIGSGPAGYTAAIYASRANLNPVLYTGMQMGGQLTTTTEVENFPGYPEGVTGPVMMEDMRKQAERFGTDIRFGIATDVDFSGHPHKVTIDGEKVIEADAVIIATGATAKYLGLPSEEAFRGAGVSACATCDGFFYRGKDVAVVGGGDTACEEATYLAGLCRKVYLIVRKNYLRASKAMQERVFRTENIEVLFEHNTLELFGSDMGVEGARLVYKKGTPEEATKEIKIDGFFLAIGHTPNTEVFKKYIEVDEQGYIITEGKSCKTNVPGVFAAGDVMDPTYRQGIAAAGTGCRAAIDAERYIGELHA, encoded by the coding sequence ATGTCAACAGAAAATGCTATAGAAAGAGTTAAATGCTTGATTATAGGATCAGGGCCTGCCGGGTATACGGCAGCGATATACGCATCGAGAGCTAATTTGAATCCGGTGTTGTACACGGGAATGCAAATGGGTGGTCAGTTGACCACGACCACGGAAGTGGAAAACTTCCCGGGATACCCGGAAGGCGTGACCGGTCCGGTGATGATGGAAGATATGAGAAAGCAAGCGGAACGTTTCGGAACGGATATTCGTTTCGGGATCGCGACGGATGTTGACTTTTCCGGTCATCCTCATAAGGTTACGATCGACGGGGAGAAGGTGATCGAGGCGGATGCCGTGATTATTGCAACGGGTGCAACTGCCAAGTACTTGGGTTTGCCTTCAGAAGAGGCATTCCGCGGGGCTGGTGTTAGTGCTTGTGCAACTTGCGACGGATTCTTCTATCGCGGAAAAGACGTGGCTGTTGTAGGTGGTGGAGATACCGCTTGCGAGGAGGCTACTTATTTGGCCGGGTTGTGTCGTAAAGTATATTTGATTGTTCGTAAGAACTATTTGAGAGCATCGAAGGCTATGCAGGAACGTGTGTTCAGAACGGAAAACATTGAAGTATTGTTCGAGCATAACACGTTGGAATTGTTTGGGTCAGACATGGGAGTTGAGGGCGCTCGTTTGGTGTACAAGAAGGGGACCCCGGAAGAGGCAACCAAGGAAATCAAGATTGACGGGTTCTTCCTGGCTATCGGGCATACTCCGAATACAGAAGTGTTCAAAAAATATATCGAAGTCGACGAGCAAGGGTATATCATTACCGAAGGTAAGTCTTGCAAGACGAATGTACCGGGTGTGTTTGCCGCAGGAGACGTGATGGACCCGACTTATCGTCAGGGAATTGCTGCTGCCGGAACCGGTTGCCGTGCTGCTATTGATGCGGAACGTTACATCGGAGAATTACATGCGTAA
- a CDS encoding carboxypeptidase regulatory-like domain-containing protein: protein MKRLLFLSLFVCAITCFAFTNAAAPEVQRTISGTVYDLSSHQPLEGIYIQQINGTSSSSTKTDVSGHFSITVKNSSQTATLKFSDPDYGDYSTRTEDFDLSKDNTNVSVYMQ, encoded by the coding sequence ATGAAAAGACTATTATTTCTTAGTTTATTCGTGTGTGCAATCACGTGTTTCGCATTCACGAATGCAGCAGCTCCAGAAGTTCAACGAACAATCAGCGGAACGGTTTATGACCTATCGTCACATCAACCGTTAGAAGGAATCTACATCCAGCAAATCAACGGAACTTCATCTAGTTCAACAAAAACGGATGTTTCCGGTCATTTCTCCATTACCGTGAAAAATTCAAGTCAAACAGCAACTCTCAAATTCTCAGACCCAGATTATGGGGATTACTCTACCCGAACAGAAGACTTTGACTTAAGTAAAGACAACACGAACGTGTCTGTCTACATGCAATAA